The genomic stretch GATGTCGGTCCATCGCGACTCGTCCCGTGAGCGTCTTTCAACGATGAAGCCGGCGTTGTCGCGTTCGTTCGCCGTACGCCAGAACATACGAACCGTTCCTCCGACATGCTCCAACGTGTAGACCAGCAGGTCAACCGGCACGCGCGAGAGTGAATCTGCGACGACGAAGGGCGAGAATGCGGTGATGCCTGATGCGGACACCTCGAATGGACCCGTGCCTGTGGCGGGTGTGGGTGCGCGCTGCGGCACCCAGCCGTTCCCGTCGAATCGTGCGACAAAACACGACAGGGGGTGGAAGCCCGGAAGCTCATCCTGCGCGTTCCACTGCAGTCGCAGCGTCACGTCGCTCCCGCCGACGAAGGCCTCGGTCACGTGCCAGGTCCGGTTCACGGCATTGCTGTCCACACCGAATCCCGTCGCGCCGTGCGTACGCGCGGAATCGGATAGACGTATCCGATATTCGTCGGCGCTGCCGCGGTTCTCGATCCAGGCGGGCGTGTACGAGCCGGCGCGTGTCCCGACGGGGAACAGAACCGGTCCGCTGCGCAGACCCGCGCCCAGACCCGCCTGACGCAGCTCCCCCGCGCCGTTCGTGATCACGAACGCGTTGCTGCCGGCCGCGGTGATGGCGGCGGTGGCCGTCAAGGCGAGGTTGGCGCCCCCCAGCGTGATGCAGCCGTCCGCGAGTTCGAGGGCGTGTGTGATTATCATGGAGCCGCTGAGACTGATGCCCGCGGCATTGTCGAGGCGGAGCTTGGTGAGACTGATCGCAGGCACCAGGTCCGGCTGCCGTGTGCCGGCGGGGATGTAGACGGTGTCTCCCGGCGTCGGGATGGCGCACGGATTGTCCCAATTCGAGGGATTCGTCCAGACACTGTCGGCGGTGCCGGTCCACGTCAGCACATACGGGAAGCCGTTCCACACCGTGATGTCGCTGTCATTTTCCACACCCACCGTGGGCGGATTGCTGGCGACGATGCGCACGCGGTACCCTGTGCCGTGCACCGTCGCGCCCGAGAGCATCGCGTTGATTGTGCCGCCTGAGGTGCCGATCAGCGAACCGATCGCAACAGGCGCGGCGAAGCTGCCCGAAGCGGACGACACCTGCGCGGTGAAGATATTGCCGGATTGGTACGTGCCGTTGATGCTGAAATCGATCGGGAACGTCGTCCCCGTGCATTGCCGCGATAGAACACCGGTCACCGAGATTGTCCGTCCGCCCGTGACCGTGACGGTGTAGTCCTCGACCTCGCCGGGCGCACTGATCGTACCGCAGGGCAGGAAGCAGTACGGCCGGATTCCGCTGTTGTTGAGGCGGAAGCGCACCCGCCGCGGACCGTTGGCGATACCAGAAGGCGGGCTGATCGTTGTCGTAAATGTAGCACCGCCATCCGCGGTCGCGAGCCGGTACACCTCGGACGATGTATTCCCAAGTGTCGTGTCCTGGTCCCAGTCAATCCACATGTACACGGAATCCGCGGCGAAAGCGGCACCGTTCGTGACCGTCACGCCATACGACTGCCCGACCGCCACGGTGCCCGGCGGTACCGAAATCGAGTAATTCGAGTACCCCATGGCGTTGCCGCAGCCGCTGCTTTTATCGATGCCCACAAATTCCACCCGCGCGATGTGTTCATTGCACGATGTGGCGCCTCCGAGGCAGTAGGGCGACTGCGCCTCCGCGTCCGGCGCCAACAGACAAATGGCCGCGCAGATCGCAGCAATGATACACACGCCGTGTATGTGCGTGATAAACGAGCAATATGGATTCAGGGTGTTACATCCTTTCTGTGTGGAAGAAACAGCCGTGTGCGGACTGGATCAGAAGATACGCCACTGCCACGGCAATCGCACATCGACCGGACAGCGGGAGCGGGACAGCGGGACAGCGGGACAACGAAATGGTGTCTCGCTGAGCGGAGTCGAAGCGCGACGGGAGAGCGGGACAGCGGGACAGCGGGAGAGCGGGACAGCGGGAGAGCGGGACAGCGAAATAGTGTCTCGCTGAGCGGAGTCGAAGCGCGACGGGACAGCGGGACAGCGGGACAGCGGAACAGCGGGAGAGCGGCCGAAGGCCGCAGGAAAAAACCTCCGTTGCCTCCGTTCCTCCTGTGTGCTTTTTTCTACGCGCACCACCCTATCGTGCGACAGCGGGGTAGCGGGAGAGCGGCCGAAGGCCGCAGGAAAAAGCCTCCGTTTCCTCCGTTCCTCCTGTGTGCTTTTTTCTACGCGCACCACCCTATCGTGCGACAGCGGGGTAGCGGGAGAGCGGCCGAAGGCCGCAAGAAAAAACCTCCGTTTCCTCCGTTCCTCCTGTGTGCTTTTTTCTTTGCGCACCAGCCGCGCCCTGCGTCTTACGGAAACTTTTTTGCTAATCCAATATAGAATCCATTGCTGTCATGTGATGGATTCCTTTCCACACCGCTTGTATTCCCATTTGAAACATGAACATGTCTCAGCCCGAATAAAATTGAATAGCTGTCACACGCCCGGATCTCTGTACCAATTCCATATTTGGTCATACCATTTACTGTGGTTCCTACTCGTGCATCCCGGTCCGTCGGCTGTGGAAATTCGTTAAAAAAGTATGACAGACCCCCTCCGGATTCAAAAAACAACGTCATCCGATCGTTGTTGAGAAAATAGAAACGTGCAAAGGGAATAACGGATAGTCCCAGCGTCCTGTTGAAATTGTCGGTGGGATATAAAACATTAAACTCTAATCCCATTGACATAAAATCACGTAATAAATAATTTAATCCCGTACTGTTTTTAAAAAGGAAAGTGCCGGGATATTTATATCCCCACGAGCATCCCAATTCATTAAACACTTCAAGTCTCTGTGAAAGTGCGGGATTGTTTTCGGTCACCAGCAGGCAAATGCCGACAACACCGGCGGGCACTATAAATCCCATGGACGTATGGAGCTTCAGCGGCTCAAATCCCAAGGGATTATCATACCAATGATCTCCCACCGCATACTGCGGGAAAGCCCTGCCCGGGAGCAGAAATAGCAGGACCAAAACAATCTGGACGTGTTTTTTCAACCTGTTGCTTCCTTCAGACGTTCCGTACCGACACAAACCTACACCATTCTCCTCGATTTCGCGAGTGAGAAAATTCATCAGCGTAGAAATCCATCCTTAGGTTCAAGAATCTAGTACAATGGGTAAGTGGAGAAATTCCGTATCCTGGATCCAATGATGTACACACGATTGTAAAAAAGAACAAAAAAATACTTGTTCTCGCCCGGTTGTGAGGAAATGCTCAGCTGATATTGCCAATGAGGCAAAAGAGTCAAGCGTGTACAATCAGCCGGGAAATACGGTATTATGCCGTGAAACAGGAACGATAATCGGTTTTCAAGCGCTAGAGGGGAGTACGGCTTGCGCCATTTCCCGGCAATCGAGCTCTGCACTGGATATTTCTCTTTTTTTCTTCTACAACACAGATATCTAGCGTTTGTATACACTGTTCGCAACCGACAAACAACAGTACCACAGGTCAGCACACCGCTCGAATCCGGCAACACACGATGCAAGATGTCGAAAGCGGTGTTCGAGTCGGACGCTCGGCATTCCCATCCGCATCGCACATCCACCAATTCCAATAACACACACTGCTATTGTAGGAAAATGCTCGTACCGTCGGACGAACGGTAGTACCAGCCGGACAAATCGCTGCCTGACTCGCACAAAACACCACCCAAATCCGACAATACGAACACCCAAGCGCGGAAAACGGAGTCTGCGTCGGACGAACTGAGTCCCGCGCTGGATAACCAGCACCTTCACTCTGACGATACGCTCTTCGAAGTTCGTGAAACACTCTTCGCGGCCGTCAAATGGATCTTCTAAGCCGGCAACCAACACCTTCACTCTGACGAAACGCTCTTCGAAGTTCGTGAAACACTCTTCGCGGTCGACAAACGGTAATTCTACGCCGACAGCCGGCAGTTTCACTCTGACAAAACGCTCTTCGCAGCCCGTGAAACGTACTTCGCGGCTGACAAACGGTGCTTCCATTCCGCGAAAAAGGAGTTTGCAGCGGACAAAAAGTACTTCGCGAGTTCGGTGCCTATATGTGCAGGTTCGTTGCGAGTACTCTCACACGTGTTTCCGCACTTTGTGAGTTCTGTCACAGGAGTCTCAATTGTGGAACCGGTGTTTGTGACTTCGGTGCGCAGACTCTGCGACTTCGTTACAGGACCTGTAAACACCGCTTCCGTAGTCTGCGAGTTCGGCACCATAGTGTACAAGGGCGTCACATACATTGTGACTTCGGTAACACTACTCCGCGACTTTGTCACCGGTCTCTGCGACTTTGTTACCGTACTCTGCGAGTTCGCTTCAGTACATATTTGTGGTGTTCGCGTGGTGTGAGTTCAGTCACCGGGTTCTGCAACTTCGGTTACAACACTCTGCGAGTTCGTTCCGGTCATGAAAAATCGTGTCACCGATCTCTTCAAGTTCGTTCACATACTCTCAATCGTGTTTCCGCACTTCGCAAGTTCGG from Ignavibacteriota bacterium encodes the following:
- a CDS encoding T9SS type A sorting domain-containing protein codes for the protein MCIIAAICAAICLLAPDAEAQSPYCLGGATSCNEHIARVEFVGIDKSSGCGNAMGYSNYSISVPPGTVAVGQSYGVTVTNGAAFAADSVYMWIDWDQDTTLGNTSSEVYRLATADGGATFTTTISPPSGIANGPRRVRFRLNNSGIRPYCFLPCGTISAPGEVEDYTVTVTGGRTISVTGVLSRQCTGTTFPIDFSINGTYQSGNIFTAQVSSASGSFAAPVAIGSLIGTSGGTINAMLSGATVHGTGYRVRIVASNPPTVGVENDSDITVWNGFPYVLTWTGTADSVWTNPSNWDNPCAIPTPGDTVYIPAGTRQPDLVPAISLTKLRLDNAAGISLSGSMIITHALELADGCITLGGANLALTATAAITAAGSNAFVITNGAGELRQAGLGAGLRSGPVLFPVGTRAGSYTPAWIENRGSADEYRIRLSDSARTHGATGFGVDSNAVNRTWHVTEAFVGGSDVTLRLQWNAQDELPGFHPLSCFVARFDGNGWVPQRAPTPATGTGPFEVSASGITAFSPFVVADSLSRVPVDLLVYTLEHVGGTVRMFWRTANERDNAGFIVERRSRDESRWTDIGYIAAGRAAGDTYTFTDDRAEPGAWEYRLVQMDHDGTRTTYRPLSVLITAVPGALELAQNHPNPAATTTTFGFHLPAERQTRFLVTDLLGRIVGIVVDKTLAAGRHAVTFDVTQLPAGVYRCTLTTGDATVSRLMTVMRR
- a CDS encoding acyloxyacyl hydrolase — encoded protein: MNFLTREIEENGVGLCRYGTSEGSNRLKKHVQIVLVLLFLLPGRAFPQYAVGDHWYDNPLGFEPLKLHTSMGFIVPAGVVGICLLVTENNPALSQRLEVFNELGCSWGYKYPGTFLFKNSTGLNYLLRDFMSMGLEFNVLYPTDNFNRTLGLSVIPFARFYFLNNDRMTLFFESGGGLSYFFNEFPQPTDRDARVGTTVNGMTKYGIGTEIRACDSYSILFGLRHVHVSNGNTSGVERNPSHDSNGFYIGLAKKFP